One Mycobacterium sp. SMC-4 DNA window includes the following coding sequences:
- a CDS encoding HpcH/HpaI aldolase/citrate lyase family protein produces the protein MADTGREIAPSLLTRIDELLAEVDAGLDARYPGDDATAQPVHTVYVSAAQATEETPAQWGAHAVELLDSHRDRLGDLGDQDVLDRVRARLASVPIQDLRLDFEDGYRQRADDIEDRDARRAGRTLAALGTDYCGIRIKGLTPAERRRAIRTLELVLDAAGVLPSGFVFTVPKIRAAEQATVAVWLCEELEQVHGLAEGSLRFELQIESPQAILAADGTATVARAIHRSAGRCLGLHYGTYDYSAACGIAPQQQALDHPVADHARAVMLAAAAQTGVRVVDGSTQVLPVGDAEQIQSALRRHHRLVTRSLERGYYQGWDMHPGHLVSRWSATFMFFRTAAVAAVPRLQAYLDRRSGALADEPATAEALARIVLRGLGVGAFTIDDVTGRAPSVDLAALRNLKERTIT, from the coding sequence ATGGCAGACACCGGCAGGGAGATAGCGCCGTCGCTGCTGACCCGCATCGACGAACTACTCGCCGAGGTCGACGCCGGTCTGGACGCCAGATACCCCGGCGACGACGCTACCGCTCAGCCCGTGCACACCGTGTACGTCAGCGCCGCCCAGGCCACCGAGGAGACCCCGGCGCAGTGGGGTGCGCACGCCGTGGAATTGCTGGACAGCCATCGTGATCGACTCGGCGACCTCGGCGACCAGGACGTCCTCGACCGGGTGCGTGCGAGGTTGGCGTCCGTGCCGATCCAGGATCTGCGGCTGGACTTCGAGGACGGGTATCGACAGCGAGCCGACGACATCGAAGATCGCGACGCGCGCCGGGCGGGTCGCACGCTCGCCGCCCTGGGTACCGATTACTGCGGGATCCGCATCAAAGGCCTGACACCCGCCGAACGACGACGCGCCATCAGGACCCTCGAGTTGGTGCTCGACGCGGCCGGGGTCCTCCCATCAGGTTTCGTGTTCACGGTGCCGAAGATCCGCGCCGCCGAACAGGCCACCGTCGCGGTGTGGCTGTGTGAGGAGCTCGAGCAGGTGCACGGGCTGGCCGAGGGCAGCCTGCGCTTCGAGTTGCAGATCGAGAGTCCGCAGGCGATTCTCGCCGCAGACGGCACCGCCACCGTCGCCCGAGCGATCCACCGCAGCGCCGGACGTTGCCTCGGATTGCACTACGGCACCTACGATTACAGCGCAGCATGTGGGATAGCGCCCCAGCAGCAGGCGCTGGACCATCCGGTCGCCGACCACGCCAGGGCGGTCATGCTGGCGGCTGCAGCCCAGACCGGGGTGCGGGTGGTCGACGGCTCCACCCAGGTTCTGCCGGTCGGCGACGCCGAGCAGATCCAATCGGCCCTGCGTCGCCACCATAGGCTGGTCACCCGCTCCCTGGAACGGGGTTACTACCAGGGCTGGGATATGCACCCCGGGCACCTGGTCAGCCGCTGGTCGGCCACGTTCATGTTCTTCCGCACCGCTGCAGTCGCGGCCGTGCCGCGGCTGCAGGCCTATCTCGACCGGCGCAGCGGGGCGCTCGCCGACGAACCGGCCACCGCGGAGGCGCTGGCGCGCATCGTGCTGCGTGGCCTGGGTGTCGGTGCATTCACCATCGATGACGTGACCGGGCGCGCTCCCAGCGTCGACCTCGCTGCCCTGCGAAACCTGAAGGAGCGCACGATTACATGA
- a CDS encoding cytochrome P450, translating to MTSTTAQQAGLDVDLADGRFYADGATARAAYRWMRANQPVFRDRNGLAAATTYQAVLDAERNPELFSSTGGIRPDQPGMPYMIDMDDPAHLLRRKLVNAGFTRKRVMDRLPSIESLCDTLIDAVCERGECDFVRDIAAPLPMAVIGDMLGVLPEERQKLLEWSDNLVCGLSSHVDEATIQMLMDTFAAYTAFTMEVIADRRANPRDDLFSVLCNSEVEGQKMSDDEIVFETLLILIGGDETTRHTLSGGTEQLLRHQDQWQQLVDERSREDQRAGANPDELLPGAIEEMLRWTSPVKNMCRTLTADTEFHGTAMTSGEKIMLMFESANFDETAFENPEKFDIHRNPNSHLAFGFGTHFCLGNQLARLELKIMLTKVLARLPDLRLADESMLPLRPANFVSGLESMPVVFTPTAKVS from the coding sequence ATGACGAGCACCACCGCCCAGCAAGCCGGCCTGGATGTCGACCTCGCCGACGGTCGCTTTTACGCCGACGGCGCGACAGCGCGCGCAGCCTACCGGTGGATGCGGGCCAATCAGCCGGTGTTCCGCGACCGCAACGGGCTGGCCGCGGCCACCACCTATCAGGCCGTGCTCGACGCCGAACGTAACCCCGAGCTCTTCTCTTCGACCGGGGGGATTCGGCCTGACCAGCCCGGGATGCCGTACATGATCGACATGGACGATCCTGCACATCTGTTGCGGCGCAAGCTCGTCAACGCCGGTTTCACCCGCAAGCGGGTGATGGACCGACTGCCATCGATCGAGTCGCTGTGCGACACGTTGATCGACGCGGTGTGTGAACGCGGCGAATGCGACTTCGTCCGCGACATCGCCGCCCCGCTGCCGATGGCGGTGATCGGCGACATGCTCGGCGTGCTGCCCGAGGAGCGGCAGAAGCTGCTGGAGTGGTCGGACAACCTGGTCTGCGGGCTCAGCTCACACGTCGACGAGGCCACCATCCAGATGCTGATGGACACGTTCGCCGCCTACACCGCGTTCACGATGGAGGTCATCGCCGACCGCCGGGCCAACCCGCGTGACGACCTTTTCTCGGTGTTGTGCAACTCCGAGGTCGAGGGTCAGAAGATGTCCGATGACGAGATCGTCTTCGAGACGCTGCTGATTCTCATCGGCGGCGACGAGACCACCCGGCACACGCTGTCGGGCGGGACCGAACAGCTGCTGCGTCACCAGGATCAGTGGCAGCAGCTGGTGGATGAGCGCTCGCGCGAAGACCAAAGGGCCGGGGCGAATCCCGACGAACTGCTGCCTGGCGCGATCGAGGAGATGCTGCGCTGGACATCGCCGGTGAAGAACATGTGTCGAACTCTGACCGCTGATACCGAGTTTCACGGCACCGCGATGACATCCGGCGAGAAGATCATGCTGATGTTCGAGTCGGCGAACTTCGACGAAACAGCGTTCGAAAATCCGGAGAAGTTCGACATTCACCGAAATCCGAACAGTCATCTCGCTTTCGGGTTCGGCACCCACTTCTGCCTGGGTAACCAGTTGGCCCGGCTGGAGCTGAAGATCATGCTGACCAAGGTGCTGGCGCGCCTGCCCGATCTGCGGTTGGCCGACGAGTCCATGCTGCCGCTGCGGCCGGCGAACTTCGTCAGCGGGTTGGAGTCGATGCCGGTGGTGTTCACCCCGACCGCGAAGGTGAGCTGA
- a CDS encoding acetoacetate decarboxylase family protein: MPVRVRTAQQHTAMFTVEADAAQRMIDYSGLRVCRFGRGNRRAMVVLMLMRYEDTDLGQYYEYGTNVMVNPPDQPQASGMKALQTAGAFVHHLPVDQSFTLEAGRTIWGYPKVMADFVVRDGRSFGFDLTIDGTFVLAMDFAPGLPTPAALTSRPQVHSTYSCLDGVVRETPGEMVLSGVRYRPGGVNLRLGEHPYAAELASLGLPKRALVSSSAANVDMTFSDARIVGER; the protein is encoded by the coding sequence ATGCCGGTCCGGGTGCGCACCGCCCAACAGCACACCGCGATGTTCACCGTCGAGGCCGATGCCGCCCAACGGATGATCGACTACAGCGGACTGCGGGTGTGCCGGTTCGGTCGCGGCAACCGGCGCGCCATGGTCGTGCTGATGCTGATGCGCTACGAGGACACCGACCTCGGTCAGTACTACGAGTACGGCACCAACGTGATGGTCAATCCGCCCGACCAACCGCAGGCCAGCGGGATGAAGGCGCTGCAGACGGCGGGCGCATTCGTCCATCACCTGCCGGTGGACCAGTCCTTCACACTCGAGGCGGGCCGGACCATCTGGGGCTACCCGAAGGTGATGGCTGATTTTGTCGTTCGTGACGGCCGCTCTTTCGGTTTCGATCTCACGATCGACGGGACGTTCGTCCTCGCCATGGATTTCGCGCCCGGGCTGCCCACACCGGCGGCGCTGACATCGCGCCCCCAGGTGCACTCGACCTACTCGTGCCTCGACGGCGTCGTGCGCGAGACACCCGGAGAGATGGTGCTGTCCGGGGTGCGCTATCGGCCGGGCGGGGTCAACCTCCGGCTCGGCGAACATCCCTACGCAGCCGAGCTGGCTTCTCTAGGCTTGCCCAAACGTGCCTTGGTCTCGAGCTCGGCAGCCAACGTCGACATGACCTTCAGCGACGCCCGAATCGTAGGAGAGCGATGA
- a CDS encoding LLM class F420-dependent oxidoreductase — protein sequence MKLGLQLGYWGAQPPTNHAELVASAEEAGFDTVFTAEAWGSDAFTPLAWWGRETTRMRLGTSVVQLSARTPTACAMASLTLDHLSGGRHILGLGVSGPQVVEGWYGAKFGKPLARTREYVDILRQVWAREAPVRSDGPHYPLPLTGEGTTGLGKNLKPITHPLRADIPVMLGAEGPKNVALAAEICDGWLPIFYSPRIATMYNEWLDEGFARPGARHTRETFEICATAQVVVTDDRAEIMELMKPHLALYMGGMGAEDTNFHADVYRRMGYAEVVDDVTRLFRSDRKDEAAKIIPDELVDDSAIVGDLTYVQEQITAWEAAGVTMMVVGARSPEQIRDLAGLVAAPA from the coding sequence GTGAAGCTGGGCTTGCAGCTGGGTTACTGGGGCGCGCAGCCTCCGACGAACCATGCCGAATTGGTGGCCTCGGCCGAGGAGGCCGGCTTCGACACGGTGTTCACCGCCGAGGCGTGGGGATCGGACGCTTTCACCCCGCTGGCGTGGTGGGGCCGCGAAACCACCCGGATGCGGCTGGGCACCTCGGTGGTGCAACTGTCCGCGCGCACTCCCACAGCGTGCGCGATGGCGTCGCTGACGCTCGACCACCTCTCCGGCGGACGCCATATCCTCGGCCTCGGGGTGTCGGGACCGCAGGTCGTGGAGGGCTGGTACGGCGCCAAGTTCGGCAAGCCGCTGGCCCGTACGCGCGAGTACGTCGACATCCTGCGCCAGGTCTGGGCCCGTGAGGCCCCGGTGCGTAGCGACGGCCCGCACTACCCGCTGCCGCTGACCGGGGAAGGAACCACCGGCCTGGGCAAGAACCTCAAACCGATCACCCATCCGTTGCGCGCCGACATCCCGGTGATGCTGGGCGCAGAGGGGCCCAAGAACGTCGCGTTGGCCGCCGAGATCTGCGACGGCTGGCTGCCGATCTTCTACTCGCCGCGCATCGCGACGATGTACAACGAGTGGCTCGACGAGGGTTTCGCCCGCCCCGGCGCGCGGCACACCCGCGAGACCTTCGAGATCTGCGCGACCGCCCAGGTGGTGGTCACCGACGATCGCGCCGAGATCATGGAGCTGATGAAGCCGCACCTGGCGCTCTACATGGGCGGCATGGGCGCCGAGGACACCAACTTCCACGCCGACGTCTACCGCCGGATGGGTTATGCGGAGGTTGTTGACGACGTCACCCGGCTCTTCCGCAGCGACCGCAAAGACGAGGCGGCCAAGATCATCCCCGATGAGCTGGTCGACGACTCGGCAATCGTCGGCGATCTGACCTATGTGCAAGAACAGATCACGGCGTGGGAGGCCGCCGGGGTCACCATGATGGTGGTCGGCGCACGTTCGCCCGAGCAGATCCGCGACCTCGCCGGGCTGGTCGCGGCACCGGCGTAG
- a CDS encoding Zn-ribbon domain-containing OB-fold protein, translating into MTTSQSSPVQIDPHEPPLSAPLKLAFDYTRSVGPLLSAFFTALRERRIVGVRGSDGRVLVPPAEYDPVSWEQLSEIVPVASVGTVQSWTWQAEPLEGQPLDRPFAWALIKLDGADTALLHAVAADGPDALSTGVRVHAHWVDEPVGAITDIAYFVPGEEPEDVPPAPEGLDPVTMLVAPSWIEIQHTASQPESAFLRALEQGKLLGARSGSDGKVYFPPKEANPATGQPLDQFVELPDKGTVTTFAIINIPFAGQRIKPPYVAAYVLLDGADIPVLHLVSEIDADKVRMGMRVQAVWKPEDQWGLGIDNIEYFRPTGEPDADYDSYKHHL; encoded by the coding sequence GTGACCACCAGCCAAAGCAGCCCGGTGCAGATCGATCCCCATGAACCGCCTCTTTCCGCGCCGCTGAAGCTCGCCTTCGACTACACCCGTTCGGTCGGACCCCTGCTGTCTGCGTTCTTCACCGCACTGCGGGAAAGGCGCATCGTCGGGGTCCGCGGATCAGACGGCCGAGTGTTGGTACCGCCGGCCGAGTACGACCCCGTGTCCTGGGAGCAGTTGAGCGAGATCGTACCGGTGGCCAGTGTCGGCACCGTGCAGTCCTGGACGTGGCAGGCCGAGCCTCTCGAAGGCCAACCGTTGGACCGCCCGTTCGCATGGGCGTTGATCAAGCTCGACGGCGCCGACACCGCGCTGCTGCACGCCGTGGCGGCCGACGGCCCCGATGCGCTGAGCACCGGTGTGCGCGTGCACGCGCACTGGGTCGACGAGCCTGTCGGCGCGATCACCGACATCGCGTACTTCGTGCCGGGCGAGGAACCCGAAGACGTGCCGCCTGCACCCGAAGGTCTGGACCCGGTGACCATGCTGGTGGCGCCGAGCTGGATCGAGATCCAGCACACCGCATCGCAGCCCGAAAGCGCGTTCCTGCGCGCCCTGGAACAGGGCAAGCTGCTCGGCGCCCGGTCGGGTTCGGACGGCAAGGTGTATTTCCCACCCAAAGAGGCCAATCCGGCCACCGGTCAGCCGCTCGACCAGTTCGTCGAGTTGCCCGACAAGGGCACCGTGACGACGTTCGCGATCATCAACATTCCGTTCGCAGGGCAGCGCATCAAGCCGCCCTATGTCGCCGCGTATGTGCTGCTCGACGGCGCCGACATCCCGGTGCTGCACCTGGTCTCCGAGATCGACGCCGACAAGGTGCGGATGGGGATGCGTGTGCAGGCGGTGTGGAAGCCCGAAGATCAGTGGGGCCTGGGCATCGACAACATCGAGTACTTCCGGCCGACGGGTGAACCCGACGCCGACTACGACAGCTACAAGCATCACCTGTAG
- a CDS encoding thiolase domain-containing protein, translating into MASDTSVAVVGFAHAPHVRRTDGTTNGVEMLMPCFKSIYDDLGITKGDIGFWCSGSSDYLAGRAFSFISAIDSIGAVPPINESHVEMDAAWALYEAYIKILTGEVETALVYGFGKSSAGTLRRVLALQTDPYTVAPLWPDSVSMAGLQARFGLDSGKWTAEQMAQVALDAQAATPRVDRLQPGTSIGELLEQPYFAEPLRRHDIAPITDGASAIVLAAGDRARELRERPAWITGFEHRIETPVLGARDLTSSPSTAASAQAATGGDTASIEIAELYAPFSHQHLILKEAIGLSDSTKINPSGGALAANPMFSAGLERIGFAARHIFEGNASRVLAHATSGPALQQNLVAVLEGKS; encoded by the coding sequence ATGGCTTCGGACACTTCAGTTGCAGTAGTCGGTTTCGCGCACGCACCTCATGTGCGCCGCACCGACGGCACCACCAACGGCGTCGAGATGTTGATGCCGTGCTTCAAGTCCATATACGACGACCTCGGAATCACCAAGGGCGACATCGGTTTCTGGTGCTCCGGGTCTTCGGATTACCTTGCCGGACGCGCCTTCTCGTTCATCTCGGCCATCGACTCGATCGGCGCGGTGCCGCCGATCAACGAGTCGCACGTGGAGATGGACGCGGCGTGGGCGCTCTACGAGGCCTACATCAAGATCCTGACCGGTGAAGTCGAGACCGCGTTGGTGTACGGCTTCGGCAAGTCCTCGGCGGGCACACTGCGCCGGGTACTGGCCTTGCAGACCGACCCGTACACCGTTGCCCCGCTGTGGCCCGACTCGGTGAGCATGGCCGGGTTGCAGGCGCGCTTCGGCCTGGACTCCGGCAAGTGGACTGCTGAGCAGATGGCTCAGGTCGCCCTCGACGCGCAGGCCGCGACCCCACGGGTCGACCGGCTGCAGCCCGGCACCAGCATCGGCGAGCTTCTCGAGCAGCCCTACTTCGCAGAACCGTTGCGTCGCCACGACATCGCCCCGATCACCGACGGCGCCTCGGCGATCGTGCTGGCCGCCGGGGACCGCGCCCGCGAGCTGCGCGAACGCCCGGCCTGGATCACCGGCTTCGAGCACCGTATCGAGACCCCGGTGCTCGGTGCCCGCGATCTGACCAGCTCGCCGTCGACGGCGGCCTCCGCGCAGGCCGCCACCGGCGGCGACACCGCGTCGATCGAGATCGCGGAGTTGTACGCACCGTTCAGCCACCAGCACCTGATCCTCAAAGAGGCCATCGGCCTGTCCGACAGCACGAAGATCAATCCGTCCGGTGGCGCGCTCGCGGCCAACCCGATGTTCTCGGCAGGTCTGGAACGCATCGGGTTCGCGGCCCGCCACATCTTCGAGGGCAACGCCTCGCGCGTGCTGGCCCATGCGACGAGCGGTCCTGCGCTGCAACAGAACCTGGTAGCCGTGTTGGAAGGGAAGTCCTGA
- a CDS encoding thiolase domain-containing protein encodes MGKKLAAVLGTGQTKYVAKRTDVSMNGLVREAIDRALDDAGVTLADVDAVVVGKAPDFFEGVMMPELFMADAVGATGKPLIRVHTAGSVGGSTAVVAASLVQSGKYRRVLTMAWEKQSESNAMWALSIPVPFTKPVGAGAGGYFAPHVRAYIRRSGAPTHIGAMVAVKDRLNAVKNPLAHLHQPDITLEKVMSSPMLWDPIRYDETCPSSDGAAAMVIGDEASADARVAEGHPVAWVHATALRTEPLAYAGRDQVNPQASRDAAAALWKAAGIESPIDEIDVAEVYVPFSWYEPMWLESLGFAPEGEGWKLTEAGETAIGGRIPFNPSGGVLSSNPIGASGMIRFAESAIQVMGKGGDHQVQGARKALGHAYGGGAQYYSMWVVGADKPA; translated from the coding sequence ATGGGCAAGAAACTCGCTGCAGTGCTGGGCACCGGGCAGACGAAGTACGTCGCCAAGCGCACCGACGTCTCGATGAACGGGCTGGTCCGCGAGGCGATCGACCGGGCGCTCGACGACGCCGGGGTGACGCTGGCCGACGTCGACGCCGTCGTGGTGGGCAAGGCGCCCGACTTCTTCGAAGGCGTGATGATGCCGGAGCTGTTCATGGCCGATGCCGTCGGCGCGACGGGCAAGCCGCTGATCCGGGTGCACACCGCCGGGTCGGTGGGCGGATCGACGGCTGTCGTGGCGGCCAGCCTGGTGCAGTCCGGCAAGTACCGCCGGGTGCTGACGATGGCCTGGGAGAAGCAGTCCGAGTCGAACGCCATGTGGGCGTTGAGCATTCCGGTCCCGTTCACCAAGCCGGTCGGGGCGGGCGCAGGCGGTTACTTCGCGCCGCATGTGCGCGCCTACATCCGGCGCTCCGGTGCGCCCACCCATATCGGAGCGATGGTCGCGGTCAAGGACCGCCTCAACGCGGTTAAGAACCCGTTGGCACATCTGCATCAGCCCGACATCACGCTGGAGAAGGTGATGTCCTCACCGATGCTGTGGGACCCGATCCGTTACGACGAAACCTGCCCGTCCTCCGACGGCGCCGCCGCCATGGTGATCGGCGACGAGGCCAGTGCTGACGCGCGGGTCGCCGAGGGTCATCCGGTGGCATGGGTCCACGCGACGGCACTGCGCACCGAGCCGCTGGCCTATGCCGGCCGTGACCAAGTCAACCCGCAGGCCAGCCGCGACGCTGCGGCTGCGCTGTGGAAGGCTGCCGGCATCGAGAGCCCTATCGACGAGATCGATGTCGCCGAGGTGTACGTGCCGTTCTCCTGGTATGAGCCGATGTGGTTGGAGAGCCTGGGATTTGCGCCCGAGGGCGAGGGCTGGAAGCTCACCGAGGCCGGCGAGACCGCGATCGGTGGACGCATCCCGTTCAACCCGTCGGGTGGGGTGCTGTCGTCCAATCCGATCGGCGCATCGGGCATGATCCGCTTTGCCGAATCGGCCATCCAGGTGATGGGCAAAGGCGGTGACCATCAGGTGCAGGGCGCGCGCAAAGCGCTGGGCCACGCCTATGGCGGTGGGGCGCAGTACTACTCGATGTGGGTGGTTGGCGCCGACAAGCCCGCCTAG
- a CDS encoding TetR/AcrR family transcriptional regulator — protein MVQADSASRRGRPRSEAVRTAVLTAAAQLALAGGPAAATVEAIAKRAEVSRTTIYKWWPSASAIVLEGLLEAVRESITRPSGSTSVEAVTHHVAALNALLADPEVGPLLRNVIAASPSDPVIERAVLQQWITPRRAAVAAIVGEAVDRGELASDVDVEVVVDALVSPPYYRMMLGMPALDDDAVSRLVHTVWRGCLP, from the coding sequence GTGGTCCAGGCCGACTCCGCGTCCCGCCGCGGCCGTCCCCGCAGCGAGGCGGTCCGTACCGCGGTGCTGACGGCGGCAGCGCAACTCGCGCTGGCCGGCGGACCCGCGGCCGCGACGGTCGAAGCGATCGCCAAACGCGCCGAGGTGAGCCGCACCACGATCTACAAGTGGTGGCCGTCGGCGTCGGCGATCGTGTTGGAAGGACTACTCGAGGCGGTACGGGAGTCGATCACCCGGCCCTCGGGCAGCACCTCGGTCGAGGCGGTCACCCACCACGTCGCCGCGCTCAACGCGCTGTTGGCCGATCCTGAGGTCGGGCCCCTGCTGCGCAACGTGATCGCAGCCTCTCCGTCCGATCCGGTCATCGAGCGCGCGGTGCTCCAGCAATGGATCACGCCCCGACGCGCCGCAGTCGCCGCGATCGTGGGCGAGGCCGTGGACCGCGGCGAACTGGCGTCCGACGTCGACGTCGAGGTTGTCGTCGACGCGCTGGTCTCCCCGCCGTACTACCGGATGATGCTGGGGATGCCCGCACTCGACGACGACGCCGTCAGTCGGCTGGTGCACACCGTGTGGCGCGGCTGCCTACCCTAG
- a CDS encoding MFS transporter, which produces MFAIAWGGNEFTPLLVMYRTQGGYSGLTVDLLLFAYVLGIVPALLIGGPLSDRYGRRPLLLPAPVLAAVGSTILALGAQSALLLGVGRVFSGLALGLAMAVGGSWLKELSSTPWDASDAGARRAAMSLTAGFGLGAGVAGVLAQWGPAPAVLPYAVNVVMAVGAATLLRTAPETRAPVASAHRWWNDLAVPGASHRRFLFVVVPVAPWVFGAGATAYAVLPALMSTHVPDAPIAFSALMCVVALGVGFTVQQLGRRLGAGGPGGVVVALALLVVGMAAAALAASALTVWAALGAAAALGAGYGLALLAGLQEIQRIAGPDDLAGMTAVFYSLSYLGFAVPAALSVVEQSVSYPAMFVFGAVAAAVCMGVAALGSRRQVTIS; this is translated from the coding sequence ATGTTCGCCATCGCGTGGGGTGGTAACGAGTTCACCCCGCTGCTAGTCATGTACCGGACCCAGGGCGGATACTCCGGCCTGACCGTTGACCTGCTGCTGTTCGCCTATGTGCTCGGGATCGTGCCTGCGCTGTTGATCGGGGGCCCGTTGTCGGACCGCTACGGTCGCCGTCCACTGCTGCTGCCGGCGCCGGTGCTGGCTGCGGTGGGCTCGACGATCCTGGCGCTCGGTGCGCAGTCCGCGCTGCTGCTCGGCGTCGGCCGGGTGTTCAGCGGGCTCGCGCTGGGGCTGGCGATGGCGGTCGGCGGAAGCTGGCTCAAAGAGCTGTCCAGCACACCGTGGGACGCTTCCGACGCGGGTGCGCGCCGTGCGGCGATGAGTTTGACCGCCGGTTTCGGTCTCGGCGCCGGGGTGGCCGGCGTCCTCGCGCAGTGGGGCCCGGCCCCAGCGGTGCTGCCCTACGCCGTCAACGTGGTGATGGCGGTGGGCGCCGCGACGCTGCTGCGCACAGCTCCCGAAACCCGTGCACCCGTCGCTTCGGCGCACCGGTGGTGGAACGACCTGGCGGTCCCCGGTGCGTCGCACCGTCGTTTCCTGTTCGTCGTCGTTCCGGTTGCGCCGTGGGTGTTCGGCGCGGGAGCGACCGCTTACGCCGTGCTGCCTGCGTTGATGTCTACGCATGTACCCGACGCGCCGATCGCGTTCTCCGCGCTGATGTGCGTGGTCGCGCTCGGCGTCGGTTTCACCGTGCAGCAACTGGGACGTCGGCTCGGTGCCGGCGGACCCGGTGGAGTGGTCGTCGCCCTGGCATTGCTGGTCGTCGGCATGGCGGCGGCGGCGCTGGCCGCCTCGGCGTTGACGGTGTGGGCCGCGCTGGGTGCGGCCGCCGCGCTGGGTGCCGGCTACGGACTGGCGCTGCTGGCCGGGCTGCAGGAGATTCAACGCATCGCCGGTCCGGACGATCTCGCCGGCATGACCGCGGTGTTCTACAGCCTGAGTTACCTCGGGTTCGCCGTGCCCGCGGCGCTGTCGGTGGTGGAGCAGTCGGTGAGCTATCCCGCGATGTTCGTCTTCGGCGCGGTGGCCGCAGCGGTCTGCATGGGTGTGGCCGCGCTGGGATCGAGGCGCCAGGTCACCATAAGCTGA
- a CDS encoding 3-ketosteroid-9-alpha-hydroxylase subunit A, whose product MSTETAGIREIDTGTLPDRFARGWHCLGPVKNFTDGQPHGVEIFGTMLVVFADSNGELNVLDGYCRHMGGNLAQGTIKGDEVACPFHDWRWGGDGKCKLVPYAKRTPRLARTRAWHTDVRGGLLFVWHDHEGNPPQPEVRIPEIPEHASGEWTDWKWNSMLIEGSNCREIIDNVTDMAHFFYIHYGLPTYFKNVFEGHIASQYLHNVGRADINDMGTAYGEAHLDSEASYFGPSFMINWLHNTYGDFKAESILINCHYPVTQDSFVLQWGVIVEKPQGLDENTSQKLADAFTDGVSKGFLQDVEIWKHKTRIDNPLLVEEDGAVYQMRRWYQQFYVDAADVTPEMTDRFEMEVDTTAAVQKWNVEVEENLKAQQAEKQST is encoded by the coding sequence GTGAGCACCGAAACTGCGGGGATTCGAGAGATCGACACCGGCACGCTGCCCGACCGCTTTGCCCGCGGCTGGCACTGCCTCGGACCGGTGAAGAATTTCACCGACGGCCAACCGCACGGTGTCGAGATCTTCGGCACCATGCTGGTGGTCTTCGCCGACTCCAACGGCGAACTCAACGTCCTCGACGGCTACTGCCGGCACATGGGCGGCAACCTGGCCCAAGGCACCATAAAGGGCGACGAAGTGGCCTGCCCGTTCCACGACTGGCGCTGGGGTGGCGACGGCAAGTGCAAGCTGGTCCCGTATGCCAAGCGCACCCCGCGGCTGGCACGCACCCGCGCCTGGCACACCGATGTGCGTGGCGGCCTGCTGTTCGTCTGGCATGACCACGAAGGCAACCCGCCGCAGCCGGAGGTCCGCATCCCCGAGATCCCGGAGCACGCCAGCGGCGAGTGGACCGACTGGAAGTGGAACTCGATGCTCATCGAGGGCTCCAACTGCCGCGAGATCATCGACAACGTCACCGACATGGCGCACTTCTTCTACATCCACTACGGCCTGCCGACGTACTTCAAGAACGTCTTCGAGGGTCACATCGCCAGTCAGTACCTCCACAACGTCGGTCGCGCCGATATCAACGACATGGGCACCGCCTATGGTGAAGCGCACCTGGACTCCGAGGCCAGCTACTTCGGCCCGTCGTTCATGATCAATTGGTTGCACAACACCTACGGCGACTTCAAAGCCGAGTCGATTCTGATCAACTGCCACTACCCGGTGACTCAGGATTCGTTCGTGCTGCAGTGGGGCGTCATCGTCGAGAAGCCCCAGGGGCTGGATGAAAACACTTCGCAGAAGCTGGCCGATGCGTTCACCGACGGGGTCAGCAAAGGCTTTCTGCAGGATGTCGAGATCTGGAAGCACAAGACGCGCATCGACAATCCGCTGCTGGTCGAAGAGGACGGCGCCGTCTACCAGATGCGCCGTTGGTACCAGCAGTTCTACGTCGATGCCGCCGACGTCACCCCGGAGATGACCGATCGCTTCGAGATGGAGGTCGATACCACCGCGGCTGTGCAGAAGTGGAACGTCGAGGTCGAGGAGAACCTCAAGGCACAGCAGGCCGAGAAGCAGTCAACCTGA